A genomic region of Cryptococcus gattii WM276 chromosome F, complete sequence contains the following coding sequences:
- a CDS encoding uncharacterized protein (Similar to TIGR gene model, INSD accession AAW44218.1) — MDSEGRSPSPERQGVKFPRFGTDGQPLKAIIKSVDMSEEMQQKVVETVFESFDRYDQEKDIAMYVKKQFDRLYGTTWHCVIGKNFGSFVTHESKNFIYFYLGRVAILLWKTT, encoded by the exons ATGGACTCCGAAGGACGCTCCCCCAGCCCTGAACGCCAAGGCGTAAAATTCCCCAGGTTTGGCACCGATGGGCAGCCACTGAAAGCTATCATCAAAAGTGTAGACA TGTCAGAAGAGATGCAGCAAAAGGTCGTCGAAACGGTGTTTGAATCATTTGATCGATACGATCAGGAGAAAGACATTGCGATGTATGTCAAAAAGCAATTCGATCGGCTGTATGGTACCACCTGGCATTGTGTTATTGGCAAGAA CTTTGGAAGTTTTGTCACTCACG AGTCCAAGAATTTTATATATTTCTACCTCGGCCGTGTCGCTATCCTTCTCTGGAAGACAACGTAG
- a CDS encoding uncharacterized protein (Similar to TIGR gene model, INSD accession AAW44214.1) codes for MAGTVPQFMVDEYVLAYHGPLLYEARVILAEVWDESNTLLGTVGPHYFIHYKGWKQTWDEWVPESRLLKLNEAGFAKRRALLDAQAKKGRSTGGSGGAGSPGAGKGGLKDKKKDTKKRGRDAMESESDFMKRPEVKIIIPDVLKLVLVDDWENVTKNNQLVALPRKPNVRELLEEYRQYASASKKQERSARATALLSEIISGITLYFDKALGNNLLYRFERAQYVEQKRQNPEKPMSEIYGAEHLLRLFVNFGPFIAYTNIDTESLNILRDYINDIMQWMIKEQKRLFMKEYEETTTHYQNLSRS; via the exons ATGGCCGGCACTGTCCCCCAATTCATGGTTGATGAGTACGTCCTTGCGTACCATGGCCCATTACTTTATGAGGCCCGA GTGATTCTCGCCGAAGTATGGGATGAATCGAATACTCTGCTGGGAACGGTTGGACCTCATTATTTCATCCATTACAAAGGCTGGAAACAGAC CTGGGATGAGTGGGTACCAGAGTCTCGACTCCTCAAACTCAATGAAGCAGGTTTCGCCAAGCGTCGCGCTCTACTTGACGCCCAAGCCAAGAAAGGACGGTCCACGGGCGGGTCAGGCGGTGCAGGGTCACCGGGAGCGGGCAAAGGAGGTCtcaaggacaagaagaaggataccaagaagagaggaagggatGCCATGGAGAGT GAATCAGACTTTATGAAGCGTCCAGAGGTTAAGATTATCATCCCAGATGTGCTGAAGCTGGTGCTCGTGGATGACTGGGAGAATGTCACGAAGAACAACCAGCTTGTGGCTTTGCCAAGGAAACCTAATGTTCGAGAGTTATTGGAAGAGTACAGGCAATACGCGTCGGCTAGCAAGAAGCAAGAGCGGTCTGC CCGCGCCACCGCCCTCCTTTCTGAAATCATCTCTGGCATCACGCTTTACTTTGACAAGGCCCTCGGTAATAACCTCCTCTACCGATTTGAAAGAGCACAGTACGTTGAGCAAAAGCGACAAAACCCAGAGAAGCCTATGAGTGAAATTTATGGCGCGGAGCACTTGTTGAGGCTGTTTG TCAATTTTGGGCCTTTCATCGCGTACACCAACATCgacaccgaatccctcAACATTCTTCGAGATTATATTAATGATATCATGCA GTGGATGATTAAAGAACAAAAGAGATTGTTTATGAAGGAGTACGAAGAGACGACAACACACTATCAAAACCTTTCAAGGTCGTGA